The genomic DNA AAATTCGCCGGACTGTAGGGATGGTTTTCCAGGACCCTGACGACCAACTGTTCATGCCGACAGTTTTTGAAGACGTTGCCTTTGGCCCGCTCAACCTGGGGTTTACCAGTGCCGATGCCGAGCAATGCGTGATGGCAGCGCTGGAGCGGGTAGACGCGGCCCACCTGAAAGACAAGCCACCCTATCACCTCTCCGGCGGCGAGAAGAAGCGAGTCGCCATCGCCACCGTACTATCGATGTCGCCTGACATCCTGGTCATGGACGAGCCGACCAACGGGCTCGATCCCTTTGCGCGACGGCAGTTGATGGGACTCATGCGGGAATTCCAGCATACGAGGATCATCACCAGTCACGATCTCGACATGGTGATGGAGCTGTGCAGCAGGGTCATTGTTTTAAAGGATGGCGAGGTACGGGCCGACGGTCTTACCCGCGACATTTTCGGTGACGACGAGCTGCTGGCCGAGTGCCGGCTGGAAAAACCTCTCTCAATGCAGGGCTGCCCGGTCTGTTCAGGTCGGATTCCGGTCTTTACCCCTGATGATCATCACCATCATCATGATCACCCTCATGAGCATCATCACGACCATCACCATCACCATAAACATTAATCAGGCGGCCTTACCTCACCTTCAGATATGAGGCGATCCCCTCGCTGAACCGTACCGGCTCGAAGCCGAACGTCTCCCGCCAGGAGCCGTCGCAGATACTCTCCTCGGTGAGCATCTGGATCTGGTCCATGGTCACCGGGTAAAGCGGGAACTGCTGCAACAGCGCAGTGGCCAGTTTCATCAGCAGCAACGGGTTTTTCATCTTCACCGGACTGCTCCTCCCCAAAACCTTAGCAATGGTATCGATCATCTCCAGATAGGTCAGACGGTCCGCACCGCACAGCTCAAAACTCTTGCCAATGGTTTGCGGCATGCCGAGGGCCATGGCAAAGCAGCGGGCAACGTCTTGAACGGCTATCGGCTGCATTCGATATTGACCGTCACCGATGACCGGCACAAAGGGCAGTTTTCTGATCTGGTCGGCCAGCATGTTAACAAAGGCGTCGCCGGGTCCGAAGATCAGGGAAGGACGGAAGATCGTCCATTCCAGCCCGGAACCACGCACCAGCTCTTCGGCCTGCCACTTTGTCCGGTGATAAAAGGATACCGCTTGCGGCCTTGTGCCGAGTGCCGACATCTGCAAGTAGCGCCTGCTGCCGGCCATGCCTGCTGCGGCAACCAGGTTGCGGGTGGCCTCGACATGCAGCTTCTCGAAGGTCATGCCTTTTCCGGGAAATTCCCGGATGATGCCGATCAGGTTAATAACGGCATCACAACCACTAACACCGCCAGCAAAGCTTTCGAGATCAGCTGCATCCCCTTCAACCTGCTCGACCCCAGCTATTTTGCTGTCGCGGCGCCGGTGCACCAACAGCCTCACTTCATGACCGCTTGCGGCCAGAATTTCGCACAGATTGCCGCCGACAAATCCGGTCCCGCCTGCAAGGAATATTTTCATAGCCACTCCGCACCAGATGATTTCATTATCTGAGAAAATTTTACCGCAGAGATTGGCAATAGCCAGAACCCACCCGGCATGCTGTATACAATCATGCTTGTGCTGACGGCTCAATTGTGCTAAAAGTCTGTTAATTTTGACGCGGAGGAGCCCACCAATGAGCGACCAGGTTTGTTATACCTTTGAAGCTGCAATAGAGATGGCCATTCAGATGGAAGAAGAGGGGTTCAGGAACTACCTGAATTCCATCCGTATCCTGAAAAACAAGGGCGCAAAGGAGATTCTCAGGGACTCGGCCCTGGACGAACTGAACCACAAGCAGGAACTGGAAAAGGCGCTGCTCCTCGGCCAGATGGGGAACGGCGATGAGATGATCCGCCCGGTACCAACCATGAACCTCGGCTATATATTGCCGAAAAAGGAGTTGAACCCGGATTCCGACGGCCGCG from Geoanaerobacter pelophilus includes the following:
- a CDS encoding energy-coupling factor ABC transporter ATP-binding protein, giving the protein MSHHIVEVKNLRHIYPDGTAALKDISFRITHGESVGIIGANGAGKSTLLLHLNGYLAPTSGSIKIGDFPLSKGTLPEIRRTVGMVFQDPDDQLFMPTVFEDVAFGPLNLGFTSADAEQCVMAALERVDAAHLKDKPPYHLSGGEKKRVAIATVLSMSPDILVMDEPTNGLDPFARRQLMGLMREFQHTRIITSHDLDMVMELCSRVIVLKDGEVRADGLTRDIFGDDELLAECRLEKPLSMQGCPVCSGRIPVFTPDDHHHHHDHPHEHHHDHHHHHKH
- a CDS encoding complex I NDUFA9 subunit family protein produces the protein MKIFLAGGTGFVGGNLCEILAASGHEVRLLVHRRRDSKIAGVEQVEGDAADLESFAGGVSGCDAVINLIGIIREFPGKGMTFEKLHVEATRNLVAAAGMAGSRRYLQMSALGTRPQAVSFYHRTKWQAEELVRGSGLEWTIFRPSLIFGPGDAFVNMLADQIRKLPFVPVIGDGQYRMQPIAVQDVARCFAMALGMPQTIGKSFELCGADRLTYLEMIDTIAKVLGRSSPVKMKNPLLLMKLATALLQQFPLYPVTMDQIQMLTEESICDGSWRETFGFEPVRFSEGIASYLKVR
- a CDS encoding ferritin family protein, whose translation is MSDQVCYTFEAAIEMAIQMEEEGFRNYLNSIRILKNKGAKEILRDSALDELNHKQELEKALLLGQMGNGDEMIRPVPTMNLGYILPKKELNPDSDGREALAYAIHLEKGAIDFYKKMSEGCAGAPNAALFQRLLADESRHLQSLEDLYEQHFMTEN